One window from the genome of Crassostrea angulata isolate pt1a10 chromosome 2, ASM2561291v2, whole genome shotgun sequence encodes:
- the LOC128173062 gene encoding uncharacterized protein LOC128173062: MEQGSVTNENLSRRKRKGSDEGFEELNRKHLKMCPNIRCIEAVSETKTEHVVIPKESIEAKQCIQNSTLKDKDAEGSEQHDSVHRKSEMKNVQTGNFSGETTECLEKSLPVQLSSFAKTATTGDLPSPKKDNCISSAQNTETEANICQNEDELSRDTTELKRDPKDVKEKKDEYWYRLLRFDEKIRRGLYPKDIRSNTSLKEHIERGSRGIKSRFISCCKTIRGLEKLASHTNEFHRVRLVVRINITQLNPRNVNVIDLTDESVRLKYFKSNKRAWRLASKFDEVILEPKRYIPRYCIEKIGTVKDQSFTKYQNIIL; the protein is encoded by the exons ATGGAGCAGGGGTCTGTTACTAACGAAAACTTGTCTAGAAGAAAGCGGAAAG GCTCTGATGAAGGGTTTGAAGAACTTAACAGGAAACATTTGAAGATGTGCCCTAATATAAGATGTATAGAAGCAGTCTCTGAAACTAAAACTGAACATGTTGTCATACCAAAGGAGAGCATTGAAGCGAAGCAATGTATTCAAAACAGCACTTTAAAGGATAAAGATGCTGAGGGATCTGAACAACATGATTCAGTTCACCGAAAATCGGagatgaaaaatgtccagactGGAAATTTTTCAGGTGAAACAACAgaatgtttagaaaaatctttacCTGTACAACTCTCAAGTTTCGCAAAAACAGCTACAACAGGTGATTTGCCTTCTCCAAAGAAGGATAATTGTATTTCATCCGCACAAAATACCGAGACAGAAGCTAATATATGTCAGAATGAGGATGAACTTTCTAGAGATACAACGGAATTAAAAAGAGATCCCAAAGACGTTAAAGAGAAAAAAGACGAGTACTGGTATAGGTTACTACGTTTTGATGAGAAAATTCGCCGGGGTCTTTACCCAAAAGATATCCGCTCAAATACAAGTCTTAAAGAACACATTGAGAGGGGAAGCAGGGGCATAAAATCACGATTCATTTCCTGTTGCAAAACTATACGCGGGTTGGAGAAATTGGCAAGTCACACAAATGAATTTCATCGCGTTCGTCTTGTTGTGCGTATTAACATAACGCAGCTTAACCCTAGAAACGTCAATGTAATAGATCTGACTGATGAAAGCGTACgactgaaatatttcaaaagtaatAAAAGGGCCTGGAGACTTGCGAGCAAATTTGATGAAGTCATTCTAGAGCCAAAAAGATACATTCCTAGATACTGTATTGAAAAAATAGGAACCGttaaggatcaaagttttacaaaatacCAAAACATTATTCTGTGa
- the LOC128173063 gene encoding uncharacterized protein LOC128173063, producing MKTMEQKREVKAGNHKRKLAKKRNVSGVKADAPNIPYKKLRTSSPDVHDSGKQNKTNKIETVSENTKAGSFTEESIKVGKSIQNITCKNISKYPEYEHQSLSVYKKDLDIPYDSEREQIVLDDRSIDQNFETTESDPNKSFKNCESKKDEYVYRLLRATESYNQGLHPKHISSKITLGEHVENGSKGNRSRFISCSKTMDGLHRLIRLTNNYWRVREVVRINLTKLKDFKDVTIINLNDKDVREEHIDRHSKAWGYAHNFEEVVLAPNSHIPADCVERIGIVKDKQFIKEEHINL from the exons ATGAAAACGATGGAGCAGAAAAGAGAAGTAAAAGCAGGAAATCATAAGAGAAAATTAGCCAAAAAGCGAAATG TATCAGGTGTCAAAGCTGATGCACCTAACATACCGTACAAAAAGCTACGGACAAGTTCTCCAGATGTACATGacagtggaaaacaaaacaaaacaaataaaatagaGACAGTTTCTGAAAATACAAAAGCAGGCTCTTTTACAGAAGAAAGCATTAAAGTTGGTAAATCTATTcaaaacattacatgtaaaaatatttctaaatatcCTGAATATGAACACCAGTCTCTTTCTGTTTACAAAAAAGACCTTGACATACCCTACGATTCAGAGAGAGAACAAATTGTATTAGATGATAGATCCATTGATCAGAATTTTGAAACCACAGAATCAGACCCGaacaaaagtttcaaaaattgtGAAAGTAAAAAGGATGAATACGTGTATAGGCTACTACGAGCTACCGAATCTTACAATCAAGGTCTTCATCCAAAGCACATTTCTTCCAAAATAACTCTAGGAGAACACGTTGAAAACGGTAGCAAGGGAAACCGTTCTCGGTTCATTTCATGCAGTAAAACCATGGATGGTTTGCATCGATTGATTCGTCTCACAAACAATTACTGGCGCGTACGTGAAGTGGTGCGCATTAATTTGACGAAATTGAAAGATTTTAAAGACGTCACAATTATCAACTTGAATGACAAAGACGTAAGAGAAGAACACATTGACCGTCACTCTAAGGCATGGGGGTACGCCCATAACTTCGAGGAAGTCGTGCTGGCTCCAAATTCACACATCCCAGCAGATTGCGTCGAAAGAATTGGAATTGTGAAAgacaaacaatttattaaagaaGAACACATAAATCTTTAA
- the LOC128173125 gene encoding LOW QUALITY PROTEIN: myomesin-3-like (The sequence of the model RefSeq protein was modified relative to this genomic sequence to represent the inferred CDS: substituted 1 base at 1 genomic stop codon) — MDDNTTKYSPKDLIDYLFRVSAVNEEGQVSPLETKEPVRLKRKIDVLSSPRQIKMSKLGPDFVTLDWKSLSSDGGSKVTGYVVKQKRDSDGDWEEVATLKAIETSYKVPKLDEDQEYFFSITVLNQKGQGETCELDTSVVPNRPPEKPLPPDGPVILXDIQKNSLVLAWKPSKNDGRSPLTAYYIEMRDPNNGSWSAVTKVTPDITSYCFL; from the exons ATGGATGACAACACCACCAAATACTCTCCCAAAGACCTCATTGACTATCTGTTCAGGGTGTCTGCTGTTAATGAGGAGGGACAAGTCTCACCACTAGAGACCAAAGAACCTGTGAGACTTAAGAGGAAGATAG ATGTTCTATCTTCACCAAGACAAATCAAAATGTCTAAACTTGGTCCCGATTTTGTGACACTGGATTGGAAATCCCTGTCTTCAGATGGAGGCTCCAAGGTGACAGGGTATGTGGTGAAGCAGAAGAGAGACTCTGATGGTGACTGGGAGGAGGTGGCCACTCTAAAGGCCATTGAGACGTCTTACAAGGTCCCCAAACTTGATGAAGACCAAGAGTATTTCTTTTCTATAACTGTCCTGAACCAGAAAGGACAAGGAGAAACCTGTGAACTGGACACGTCTGTTGTTCCAAATAGACCTCCAG AAAAACCATTGCCACCAGATGGTCCAGTCATACTCTAAGACATTCAGAAAAACTCTTTGGTGTTAGCCTGGAAACCCAGCAAGAATGATGGCAGATCTCCTCTAACAGCTTACTATATTGAAATGAGGGACCCTAATAATGGATCCTGGTCTGCAGTCACCAAAGTGACCCCAGACATCACCAGCTACTGTTtcttgtga